Genomic window (Lutra lutra chromosome 6, mLutLut1.2, whole genome shotgun sequence):
GTCTCAATTgccttttgaaagaaaacaataccaaaaaaaaaaaaaaaaaaaggaaagaaaaaaaacaatataaacagtaaaaatcgaagaaaagggaaaataataaaaatacagttaataCCTGCACTTGCATTTACTACTTACAGGGcacttttgtatgtattttttgacCTCGCAACCAACCTTCGAGGTAGGTAGGTTTCAGTTTTTCATTccaatgagatttttatttcccaGAAATGCAAAGGATGCCAAGAAAAGGTTGTTCCCGGACTCGGTTTCCATGTATTCAGAGAATAAATACACAGCCCGCAAGCTGTTGCACTGGCTAGCTTTCATTCAGAAATAGCCTTAGACATTCCTCAAAACCCCTTCTTTACGGAGAAGACAAGAAATTTCTGAAATCCACTTTGGATTCTTCTGGAACTCTTTCCGACTAAGCAGCACGTTCTGTTGAGAGAAGTGTCTGTCACACTCTCGTCCTGCCCCGAGAGGCAGACGGGCTGCGGCAGCAGGTGCAGGTGCTCTGCACACCCGGGCTGGCCTCGCGCTGGAACCGCTTGCAGAACTCggagcttctctctcccctgtgcTCCGGCAGGTGCGTGGTCGCCGTGGGAGCAGAACTGAGAACTCCTGTTTCTCATGGCCAATAGGAAACTTCTCCTTTCGCCATCATGCTTACTGTTCtgttgcatgtttttttttttttttctttttaagtttttatttatttgacacagagagagagagagcataagcagggggagcggccgaggagagggagaagtaggcttcccactgagtggggagcccggctcgatcccaggactccgggatcatgacgcCAGcccaagcagatgcttaaccaactgagccacccaggcgcccctgttctgttGCATGTTTTATGACTAATTAGCAAAGGAGTTTGGGAGACTTTGTCCCTCTTCATaactcttgctgctttaaaactGCCTGTAGGCTTCGGCTTCTCGGCTAACAAGTGTCTAAATTTTGGAGGTCAGTTTTGGCTTGGGCTTGCGGCACATTCCGGCTTTATCCAGCACCTGTAGCTGGAAGCCATATGAATGTGCTTCTTAAAATGGTGCGAGGAGTGGGGACTGGctgctcagttggtagagcataggactcttgatctcagggtggtgagttcaagccccaccttgggcatgGATCCCacttactttaaaacaaacaaacaaacaaacaaacaaacaaacaaatctgggCCTGAAGGAGGCAGGTTCAGCTATGTTGCCTGTGTGCATAAGCCGAGAGCCGGTCAGGGTCCTCAGCTGGATTTTATTGTGAAGAAACActagacaaacccaaactgaatGACAGTGTACAAAAATAAATAGCCTATACTCTTCTGAAATGTCGAGGTCaggaaacaaaaggcagaaaGTAACGCGGCTGTCCCACACGGAAGAAGACTCTCAAAGACCTCATGCAAAGCACCATGTATGAGCCTGGGCGGGGACAAATTAACTGAAAGAACATTATCAGGACAATGGATGAAAGTGGAATGCGGACTGTATCTGTGTCTTTGCCTATAGCGATATGAGCCTGGAGAAGGATAGATATTGTAAACAGTGGTTACTTAAGGAAGAGTGGGGGttggcaatgaaagaaaaaaaacaccacaatttaataaaaaaaagcatACAGGATGCAAATAGCATGCAggatatgattccatttttgttAAATGATACAGATGTACGTGTGTAAAATGACTTACATAAGGATGGCTAACAAAATGTTAAAGGACTATCTTAAGGTGATGGGAATTGGAACAACTTTtacattttgtgtatttgtgtacaatatattttttcttttttgtaataaaattttgtaataaaatattttcaatgcacatgcattatttttatgaaaataccagaaaaaaatatatatgtatttagtgTTAAAAGGCAAGAAAGGCTCACTTGGGGGCAAttacaagaatatatttttttattaaaatataatgtgttattcatttcaggggtacaggtctgtgattcatcagtcttaaacaattcacagctctcaccatggcacataccctccccagtgtccatcaccctgccactccatccctcccactcccctcccctccagcagccctcagtttgtttcctgagatgaagagtcttttatggttgtctccctctgTTTTTGCCTATTACAAGAAAATTTTGGATTAAGTTTTTTTTGCATCATCCACTTTTTTCCTATAGCCCTAAGTTTATTACTTTAAACATCTTATGTGTTTCGACCCTTGATGTTCCCAGAGGTGCTGAGCACATGTAAAAATTGCCAGCCAACCCTCTGGGTTGGAAGGAATTGGGGTGTCTGATTTTCTGGAGAATTGTGTTTGATACAGGAGTTTCAGCAGTTACTTCCTGCCATCCTAGAGCTCTCAGAAGAAAGCCCTTTCGGGATGACTTCAAAGATCTCCTTAGAGGACCTTGTCCCTTTGACCACGTCCTTTGACCGCCCTGGAAGCACTTCATCCTGACCTCAAAAggtatataagatatataatgtCCTGGATCTAAATGTCTTTCCCTTAAACCATACATAAGACCATTCTTCCTTTCCGCTGCCTGGAGGTAAATTCTGAGAATTACTGAGGTGGGTCTGCGGAATGCTTTGAGCTGCTTGGATGAAAGGAACAAAGCTCTAATCTTGTTAATAACAGACCTTGTTGTCGGGCCCACCGAGTCAGATGGAAACAGGGAAAGGCCCACTGGAATCAAAGATATCCCCAACAATCCAGGGAGGCCCAGCTTGGTGTTCTGAGTGCCCATGGCAGTGCTGACGACATCAGCTTTAGAAGAGTTGATCAGGTGTTAAGAAGGTAGAGTAAGGCTCCCAGAAGGAGCTCTCAACTAGCAGCCACTAGGTTGGTGGGGAAAggtcagccccccccccccccccccccccccgccccccgcagtgGGGAGCTGTGAGGTGGGTTCTGCACCACTCCCCAGTGCCCCCTGGAGGGTCTGAGCCTCAGTCCCCTGTGCTGGTAACTTGCTTCATAATGCAGGCTCTAGAAGCTTCTTCCCCTCTATTTCACTTCACTGTCGCTGGTGTTTTCTGGAATCCCTTCCTAAGTAAACTACTTGCTCTCGAATCTTGTCAGTTCTAGTCCAACTAGAATCGTCATGTGTTTCCCCCACCATTTCCACTGCCCCGAGATCCTAGCCCCCTTGGTTCTGCGTATCCAAATGGCCACAGCCCCTAGCCACACTTTGAGCAAAGTCTACTCAGCAGGCCGCTAGTCAGACACAGTACACTCTTTTCATTGTGTGGTGGGATGGAGTAGAAAGGGTTGGAACCCCACACACGTGCCTGGCTGGAGAATCCTGACTCAGTTACTTACTACCTATGAGCCCCTGGGCACATCACCCCATTTCTCCGAGCTTGTTTACACCCCTGTGAAATACTGAGAAGAATCCTTGCCTCCTTGGATTGTCCTCTGGATCTAGTGAGCTAAATGTCTCAAGAACCAATACTACCTAATAAAGAAGATACTTCCCGAAAAGATAGTTATTTTTATCACATCACAAAGAAATTCATTATCCACTTTCTACGTTTCTCCATCTTGTTTCTCAAACAAAACCATAGCTTCTCTGCCACATTCAACTTATTCATCACATTGTCTTACACGTGAAAGGCACTAAATTATTGTTTGTTGTCAGTTTTCTAGAGCTTTAAATCAGAGAATGCACTCTTTCAAGATTCGCTTATGGATTATTTGCAGTCGTGAGGCATTCTCAAGAAATTCTTAGGAGGGCATTGCTTTTCATGGCCTCAGTTTTCTCGTACGCAAAACAAATGTTCGAGTCTACAATTCTAGATGCACTGAGGTCCTTGTAGCATGATGTGTGGAATCTGTGTGTTCCTTGAAGGCCAAGTACTGTAGATTATTCTTCTTTCTGACTCGTCACCACTTAACACAGTGGTCACAGATTAAGTGCTTTCCCAGTGCAAGCAGAGTCGACTCCCATCACCTCACTGATCCTGTATCCTCCCGGCCTTCCCTCTTACCACTCACCTGTCCCTCACTCTATCTCAGCCAGAATGTCTTTTCTTTGTACCCCTAGAATTTTCCAGGTTTGATCTGCCTTgaggcctttgcacttgctgtcaTGTCACTTGCTTCTCTGCTCAAGTGTGTCCTCCCCCAATTctctctatcccaagaccctcctctttttccttgaaATTGCTCTCAGAAATTgtgttatcatttatttccttccattgttcgcattttttaaaagaaagtttttttttttaagattttatttatttatttgacagagaaagatcacagtaggtagagaggcaggcagagagagcggaagaagcaggctccctgctgagcagagatcccgatgcggggctcgatcccaggaccctaggatcatgaccccagccaaaggcagaggctttaacccactgagccacccaggcgcccctatttgctcgcattttatttgcatttcttgtttgttttccccaCCCTTCCTTCTAGTCCTCAAATATAAATGTCTGTTTTGGATCCTCTTATATCCCTGTCGCTAAAATAGTACTTAAAACGACCTAGTCTCCTAAATGGACGATTGTGAAACGAATGAACGAGTAAACGCTACCACACCCTACAGAGTAGTTTTTAGGTGGTGAACTAAACTCTGTGGCCATCATGTCAGGTTCTAATGAACTTCTTCAGGTAAGTGTCCTAAGTGAATCTATTGTCAAAGGTCTAAGTAAATATgcaatgggaagaaagaagaaataacttatttctttttattataaaaaatttcaaacataaacaTAAGTAGATGTAGATGAGACTAGCATAATGGATCCTGTCAGACACTGTAGTGGACAGACCCTAGTGTGGCATCCTCGTCCTGGTGTCCATACCTTGTATAATCCTCTCCCCTGAGTATGTGCAAAAattgtgacttgcttctaaccaacagaGTATGTCAATTTGATATCACCCTTGTGTGATTACTTATGTTGTATAAAATTCCATCTTGCTAACAAACTTACTCTGGGGACTCTCCATGCTGGCTTGATGAGATCAGTGGCCATGTTGGGAAAGGGCACATGACAATGAACTCCAGGTGCCCTCTAGGAGCTGAGAGCAGTCTCCAGTGGACAGCCAGAAAAAGCCAGGGTCTTCCATCCTACAGCTGCAAGGAAATGAAATCTGCCAGGGACCTGTGAGGAAGCTCACACTTTCCTAGTTGAGCCCCCAGATAAAACACAGCATTGTCAACACCTTGATGGTAGGTTAAGACCTGAAGCAGAGGACCCTACATCCCTGGACACCTGACCCATTAAAAAGTGTGAGATATTAAACTGTTATTGAGTTTCTTAATTTGTGATTAATTTGCAGCAATACATTACTAATTCACATGTACCACCCAATGTAAACAATTTTCCATAGTTTGTCAGTATTGTTTCATCAATATGGTCATGGTTTTGGAGATGGATGGGCTGGAGTATTTTAAAGCACTTGCAAATACTTTAGTGTCTCTAACAGagaaggactttttaaaagtacaacAGTGATACCAGAAAAACTAGGACTTCACTGAGAACCAAAATAGAAGTCTTTTTAAAGCCAGGAAGTTGATGAAGCTAGTATATTAATTGGACACAGGGAGAAAAGGTATGTTCTATAAATTGAGTAAGAATAACATCCCCTTGATCCCATGAGTTAAAGAACAGGTAAGCATATGAGACCTTTCACTTGAAATGTCTAAGCCTTGCcagttgttgttgtcatttttaaatactgCAGTCACAAAGTACTTAATTGTTCCTGTCATATGCTCATAGGTCATACAAAACCTAAAATCACTGAATCCCGATTCTGATTGTAGGACCCATACCCCTAACCTGCTCTGGAATGGACCCTTGTGAATTCCACTTTTTTCATAACTCCTTATGACTTCATGTCCCACTATAATTGCCATCCTTACCACTTTTCCCTTACTGCAGGAAGTTCTTTCCAACTGATCCCAGTTCTTTTCTACCTTCGACAAGGCTTACCGAGGCAGcgctttttaaaaaggaaattctcagGGCTCTGGGTTCAATTTCATCTCCACCACCGGGGCACTCTGAGATCTCTGGCAAGTAGAGCGTTCTCTAAACTGCACACAGTAGGGCCTCGCAGGGTTGCAGCAAAGATCAGATAAAGAACGTGTGGAACGTGTAAAGTACCCAGCACCGGGAAGCCACAGCCGCCCCCCACCATTCCCTTTGTTAGTTCGCATCTCCAGTCTCCGAGCACCAGAACGCCCAGCACCGCGCCTCTCCCGCTTTCGTCGCGGGGGATGCAGGGATTTGTAGTTTTTTGGTCCCCAAATAGTATTTCCTCTCAGAGCCAGTGGGCGAGAGGAAGAACTACACATCCCAGTGGGCGGCGAAAGGAAAGTGGGGCTCGCAAAACCGAGCGTCCCCGCCGGGCCGCCTTTGCTTTCCGCTGCCCACTGGTTGTTCCCACCACGCAAGGGCTCCGACCCCGCGGCAAAGCCAGGGAGCGCGGGAGCGCACCGGCGGATCGGCCGGGACGCTGGGGAGGGGCGGGCAGGGGAGGCGCGGGCTCTAGAGGAGATCGGTCGGTCCCTCTGCTGTCCTGGGCGCTCGCAGGGGAAAAGGGAGCAATAAAGCGAGTAAATCGCGAGCGCCCGTGTCGGAGAAGTGAGAAAGGGCTGGGGAGGCAGCAACCTCCGCAGAGCCTGGCCGCCACGGGCTTGTCCTCCGGGACGGAGGCAGGAATGCGGGGCCGGAGGGGACCCAGACCACTACGTTCTCCCCGCGGGAAACCTGGGAGCCGTTCGGGCCCCGAGACCCCGGCCTGCACCCCTCCTCCCGGACTCAGGCCTGCCCCGTACCCCCTCTCCCCGTCCGTCGCCGGGCACCCCCGCCCACTCCCGGGCAGCAGTAGAGCTCCCCGCAAGTCGACCACGCGCCCCgcaggggggaggaagaggacgAGCCGGGGCAGGCCCGGGGAGGGTCACCTCTCCGCGCGGGTTCCTCAGGTCCCCGGGAGCGGCAAGAAGGGCTTTGCGTGTAGCAGAGTGAGCGTGTagcagcgtgtgtgtgtgtgtgtgtgtgtgtgtgttgtgtgtgcgcGAGCGGCAAGAAGGGCTTTGCGTGTAGCAGAGTGAGCGTGTagcagcgtgtgtgtgtgtgtgtgtgtgtgttgtgtgttgtgtgttgtgtgttgtgtgtgcgcgcgcgcgcgcgccaaAGCGGCAGCGGCTGCCGGGAATAAACCGGAGGAGAAGCCGGCAGGCGGCGGCCAGAGTCTGCGGGCGAGTGCGCGCCCCGGCCAGCGGGCACCGACCCGAGCCGTCCGCGAGCGATGCCAGCGGGGAGTCCAGCGCCTTCCCCGCGGTAGTGGAGGGGACCGCGCCGGGCCCGCCCAAGGGGCCTGGGGCGGGGACCCCGCGGGGCCGGTGCAGGGCTCCGCGGGCGAGAAGGAAGAGCGGGAGGAGGAGCGGGACTGGCTCGGCAAGGGCCGCCGCCCACCCGGCTGGGAGGAGGCGGACCCGCTCCGAGCGCCGCGCGCGCGCCGAGGCTGAGCCTTGCAAACAAGTGTCTGTGGCGCTCGCCCCGCGGCCCCGAGACGCGctccgccgccccccccccccgctcccgcCCCCGCGGCCCTCCTTGCGCCCCGCCCGGCCCCtatggggcaggagggagccagggAGCCGCTGGCCGTGCAGCCcaccagccgccgccgccgcgaccCTCGGCCCGGGCGGTCCCGGCAGCCCCGCGCAGGGGCCGCGGTCTGGACTCGGCTGCCAGGCGCGCCGGCGCGGGGTCGCCGCGCGAGCAGCGCCCGGGCTGTCGCCGAGCCCGCTCCTGACAGAAGAACGTGCTCagtttccccacccacccctgggaGGGGTTGCCGGTGCCGCGAGCGGCCTCCCAGTTTCCATCGCTCTCTCCTGGGGAGGATCCGCCGCCGGGTGGAAGGATTGGAATAAACCTGGCCGCGGCGCCGAAGTGGCTCCTGAGGAAGCCGGCGCCGGGGCCGCCGCCTCGTGTCCCCTCGGGGCGCAGCGCTCGGGGGTCGACGGGCCGGAGCCGAGGCGCGGCCAGCGGGCCGGGGGCGGCGGGGCCGAGCGAGCGGCGGGGCGAGGGGGCGGGCGCGCGGCGAGCCGGGGACCGACCGGGCGGCCCCTCGCGCCCCGCGGGGCCCCGGAGCCCCGGTACGCGGGCTGGAAGCGACTGAGGACCGCCGCCGCGGGCTGCAGGCGAGCACCGTCCCTCCCGGAGGGGGACCCGGCTATGACAGCTGGGATCCCGCAAGGGTTAACCTGCGTGTCCTCGGCAAAGTTGTCGCCGAGTCGGGAGCCGGCGTAGGGGCCGCGGCGCCGCGGCTCGGGGGGCGGCTGGGCGGCCGGCGGCGGTCGTGGCTCGGCGGGGCCCGCGCGGCCGGGGGGCTTCTGGGGGCGTGCGCCCCCCGCCGGCTGCCCTCGTGGATGCCTCCCGGCGGCGGCGGGCCCATGAAAGACTGCGAGTACAGTCAGATCAGCACCCACAGCTCCTCCCCCATGGAGTCGCCCCACAAGAAGAAGAAGATCGCGGCCCGGAGGAAATGGGAGGTTTTCCCGGGAAGAAACAAGTTCTTCTGCAACGGCAGGATCATGATGGCCCGGCAGACCGGCGTCTTCTACCTGACGCTCGTCCTCATCCTGGTCACTAGCGGACTCTTCTTCGCCTTCGAGTAAGTGGCCGCGGAAGCTCCGCGACGCCCCGCTCCCCTCGCCTCCCCCGACCCCTGCCCCTCCTTCCGCTACTTTCGTTTTCTAGAAGCCTTATTTGCTGTACATTGTTATATAATGcaaacccacttctccctctttttcttcggGAGGTCCGTTTGCTCTTTGGTCCCCAGAGATCAGGCAGCCCTGGGTCGGGCTCTGGgagtggagaggggagagggcacGCCTGGAAGGTGTGCCGGCCTCGTTGCTCGTAAGGGTTGTGTGGCACCTCGCAGGTGACTGATTCTTGGTGCTGTctctgctgagtttggagactaGCAAGCCAGCCTAGATGTAGCCTTATGTGCGAAGGGAGGTTGAGGCTGATTGCTCAGGCAGTCAGGGGTAAATGCAATGACTTCCTTCCTTGCTCACCAGCATAGGGCATCTTGTTAATCTCATTTACTAAGTCTTCTAGGTACCTTCGCTAAAGAGTGAAGAATCTTGGTTATTTCACGGTTCCAAGTGTAGGCCACCCGATGTAGCTTGgaaggatattttcatttttcgTTCTCCTTAGATGGTCACTCTTGATCAACAATTTCTGATTTACCGTGAGCTTTCCAaactctttgcttttaaaaaaagtttcaataaaaattgttgaaaatacatattttctcctctccccctcccccagtgttGGGGGAACAGGTGAGAGGAGACTTTCTCAGTCTGTTCAGGAAAAGTATGACACTGCATG
Coding sequences:
- the LOC125101695 gene encoding translation initiation factor IF-2, which codes for METGRPLAAPERARRQPGRCSRGDPAPARLAAESRPRPLRGAAGTARAEGRGGGGWGRAGRKEGRGGGSGGGGRRSASRGRGASATDTCLQGSASARARRSERVRLLPAGWAAALAEPVPLLLPLFLLARGALHRPRGVPAPGPLGGPGAVPSTTAGKALDSPLASLADGSGRCPLAGARTRPQTLAAACRLLLRFIPGSRCRFGWSGSPPAPHSCLRPGGQARGGQALRRLLPPQPFLTSPTRALAIYSLYCSLFPCERPGQQRDRPISSRARASPARPSPASRPIRRCAPALPGFAAGSEPLRGGNNQWAAESKGGPAGTLGFASPTFLSPPTGMCSSSSRPLALRGNTIWGPKNYKSLHPPRRKRERRGAGRSGARRLEMRTNKGNGGGRLWLPGAGYFTRSTRSLSDLCCNPARPYCVQFRERSTCQRSQSAPVVEMKLNPEP